One window from the genome of Streptomyces sp. WZ-12 encodes:
- a CDS encoding peptidoglycan-binding protein produces MSTRWIPEAEDLGNGRIGGDMDSPGRPARVVWHSTESGDGDQAFDNVASWLIQSQAQPHFLYDPSTDRLGQFGAMDFSARALRNDGSTRTNRTGSACIQIEVLARAASPFTDYWKPGPNFQALLKAIRSWGIPDEFPMGDPPSYPGGSRRDRGIWLSEGGHYCHSNVPGNDHGDPGAIDPVALFKAAPGSGQPSKPKPPPDNLGHYQVTIDGVTYGSGAYGSHVTRVGQALVAKGFGGSYAEGPGPRWTDADTKAYAAYQKSLGFTGKDADGIPGPKTLRALIGSTNTSFPGRDAVRYGSSGPQVLAVDQALTRHGYGRYLTHGASDYYGNTTRAAVRAFQLAQGWSGSDADGNVGPATWRRLMQ; encoded by the coding sequence ATGAGCACACGTTGGATACCCGAGGCCGAGGACCTGGGAAACGGCCGTATCGGCGGCGACATGGACTCGCCTGGGCGGCCTGCCCGAGTGGTCTGGCACTCCACTGAGAGCGGCGACGGCGACCAGGCATTCGACAACGTTGCCTCCTGGCTCATCCAAAGCCAGGCACAGCCCCACTTCCTCTACGACCCGAGCACCGACCGGCTCGGTCAGTTCGGAGCGATGGACTTCTCGGCCCGAGCCCTGCGCAACGACGGCTCGACCCGGACGAACCGCACCGGCTCCGCCTGCATTCAGATCGAGGTCCTCGCCCGAGCCGCCAGCCCCTTCACCGACTACTGGAAGCCGGGCCCGAACTTCCAGGCACTGCTGAAGGCAATCAGATCCTGGGGAATCCCAGACGAGTTTCCGATGGGCGATCCACCGTCGTACCCCGGCGGCTCCCGACGCGACCGGGGCATCTGGCTCAGCGAGGGCGGCCACTACTGCCACTCGAATGTCCCAGGCAACGACCACGGAGACCCAGGGGCCATTGATCCGGTTGCGCTCTTCAAGGCAGCCCCAGGCAGTGGCCAGCCCAGCAAGCCCAAGCCGCCGCCAGACAACCTGGGCCACTACCAGGTCACCATCGACGGCGTGACATACGGTTCTGGCGCGTACGGCAGCCACGTCACCCGCGTCGGCCAGGCCCTGGTCGCCAAGGGATTCGGCGGCTCCTATGCCGAAGGGCCTGGCCCGCGCTGGACCGACGCCGATACCAAGGCGTACGCCGCCTACCAGAAGAGCCTGGGCTTCACCGGCAAGGACGCAGACGGCATCCCCGGACCGAAGACCCTGCGGGCACTCATCGGCTCGACCAACACGTCCTTTCCGGGCCGCGACGCAGTCAGGTACGGCTCCAGCGGCCCCCAGGTCCTCGCCGTGGACCAGGCCCTGACCCGCCACGGATACGGCCGGTACCTCACCCACGGGGCCTCCGACTATTACGGCAACACCACCAGAGCCGCCGTCCGCGCATTTCAGCTCGCCCAGGGCTGGAGCGGCAGCGACGCCGACGGCAACGTCGGCCCGGCCACCTGGCGGAGGCTGATGCAGTGA
- a CDS encoding transglycosylase family protein, with the protein MSRKLAAALLPAITATALAVSTGQASARSDPSDAPAAPPTQAPEKSSPSTYTVRAGDTLSLIAERHLGDSRRWPHLYEINKDTIGPNPDVIQPGQRLTLPTSHRKPYTGEAERKTTTPRHAKPKATATDARNGMWDRLAQCESSGNWSINTGNGYHGGLQFALSTWREHGGKGMPNEASREEQIRIAEKVLADQGPGAWPICSYEAGMR; encoded by the coding sequence ATGTCCCGAAAGCTCGCCGCCGCACTCTTGCCCGCGATCACCGCAACCGCGCTGGCCGTCTCCACCGGACAGGCATCCGCCCGATCAGACCCCAGTGACGCCCCCGCAGCTCCTCCAACTCAGGCTCCCGAGAAGTCCTCCCCGAGCACCTACACAGTCCGCGCAGGAGACACCCTGAGCCTCATTGCCGAACGCCACCTCGGCGACAGTCGCCGATGGCCACACCTGTACGAGATCAACAAGGACACCATCGGCCCCAACCCGGATGTCATTCAGCCAGGCCAACGCCTTACGCTCCCGACCAGCCATCGCAAGCCCTACACGGGCGAAGCCGAGCGAAAGACCACCACTCCCCGTCACGCCAAACCGAAGGCCACAGCCACAGACGCTCGAAATGGCATGTGGGATCGACTCGCCCAGTGCGAGTCCTCAGGGAATTGGTCCATCAACACCGGCAACGGCTACCACGGGGGACTCCAATTCGCCCTGAGCACCTGGCGAGAGCACGGCGGCAAGGGCATGCCGAACGAAGCATCCCGCGAGGAGCAAATACGCATCGCTGAAAAGGTACTGGCAGACCAAGGACCCGGCGCATGGCCCATCTGCTCGTACGAAGCCGGAATGCGATAA
- a CDS encoding HNH endonuclease → MASTKKKQTRGQQILDGKKGAEKGIARTKKGYSSVRDPKTGKVTYGYRLVMEQKLGRKLRSDETVDHINGNHHDDSPSNLRVVSRAENTRLMHKRRDKKKGTEKK, encoded by the coding sequence ATGGCCTCAACCAAGAAGAAGCAGACCCGAGGACAGCAGATCCTCGACGGCAAGAAGGGCGCGGAAAAGGGAATCGCCCGCACCAAGAAGGGCTACTCCAGCGTCCGTGACCCGAAGACCGGCAAGGTCACCTACGGATACCGACTCGTCATGGAACAGAAGCTAGGTCGAAAGCTACGCAGCGACGAGACCGTGGACCACATCAACGGAAACCACCACGACGACAGTCCGTCAAATCTGCGCGTTGTAAGCAGGGCAGAGAACACGCGGTTGATGCACAAGCGACGGGACAAGAAGAAGGGCACCGAGAAGAAGTGA